A stretch of the Malus sylvestris chromosome 10, drMalSylv7.2, whole genome shotgun sequence genome encodes the following:
- the LOC126587575 gene encoding DNA-directed RNA polymerases II, IV and V subunit 11-like — MNAPDRYERFVVPEGTKKVSYERDTKIINAASFTIEREDHTIGNILRMQLHRDENVLFAGYKLPHPLQYKIIVRIHTSSQSSPMQAYNQAINDLDKELDHLKSGFEAEVAKHSVEY; from the exons ATGAATGCTCCAGACCGATATGAACGATTTGTCGTCCCTGAAGGGACAAAAAA GGTGTCATACGAGAGGGACACGAAGATCATCAATGCAGCATCGTTTACAATTGAGAGAGAGGACCACACCATCGGCAACATCCTCCGCAT GCAGCTACACAGGGACGAGAATGTTTTGTTTGCCGGCTACAAGCTTCCTCACCCCCTTCAGTACAAGATTATTGTCAGG ATTCACACAAGCAGCCAGTCTTCACCAATGCAAGCATACAACCAGGCTATTAATGATCTTGACAAGGAACTTGACCATTTGAAGAGTGGTTTTGAG GCTGAAGTTGCAAAGCATTCGGTGGAGTACTAG